Below is a genomic region from Paraburkholderia phenazinium.
CGCGGCGCCGCGCACGCTCTCGATCGCCTCCGCGAAGCGCACGCCGAACGCGCTGGTGGCTGCTTCGTCCGCGAGCGCGAAGTGGCGCTCGAGCAGGACTGCAGCGGGTGGTTGGATCGCGAGATCGGCGTTGTCGGGCATTCTCGTAAAATGGCGTGATGAACCGAAGTCCGGAGTCCCCCGTTTCCTGCACGCCTGCGTCCGATGACGATGCGCGCGCCACGCGTCAGCTGGATGAAGCGGCGCTGGCGGCGCTTGCCCTGCGCATCAAGGCGTGGGGCCGCGAACTAGGTTTCGGGGCGATCGGTATCAGCGACACCGATCTCTCCGCTGCCGAGGCGGGTCTTGCCGCATGGCTTGAAGAGGGCTGCCACGGCGAGATGGATTATATGGCTAAACATGGGATGAAACGCGCGCGGCCCGCAGAGCTTGTGGCCCATACGCGACGCGTGATCAGCGCGCGGATGGCTTATTTGCCGGGGGATTCGCTGTCTCGCGGGCGTCCTCATTCGCCTGATCAGTCCGAGGTTGGAAAGCTCGCCGAAAGCGCGCCCACCGAACTCACTGAAGCGCGTAACTGGCGTGCTGACGAGTTTGCGCGGATAAACGACCCGTCCGCCGCGGTAGTGTCGATCTACGCGCGGGGCCGTGATTATCACAAGGTTATGCGCAACCGGCTGCAGCGGCTTGCCGACAGGATCGAAGCCGAAATCGGCGCCTACGGTTACCGGGTGTTTACCGATTCCGCCCCGGTTCTCGAGATCGAGCTCGCGCAGAAAGCGGGTATTGGCTGGCGCGGCAAGCACACGCTGTTGCTGCAGCGCGACGCCGGATCGCTGTTTTTCCTCGGCGAAATCTACGTGGATGTGCCGCTGCCGACCGATGCGCAGTCGACACCCGAGAGCGCCCCCGAAACGCCGGGTGCGCATTGCGGCACTTGTACGCGCTGTATCGACGCGTGCCCAACCGGTGCGATTGTGACGCCTTACAAGGTCGATGCGCGGCTTTGCATCTCCTATCTGACCATCGAACTGAAAGGCAGTATTCCACGGGAACTGCGGCCGTTGATCGGCAATCGGGTGTACGGCTGTGACGATTGCCAGCTCGTCTGTCCGTGGAACAAGTTTGCCCAGGCGGCGCCGGTTGCCGATTTCGATGTGCGGCACGGCCTCGATCGTGCGACGCTGGTCGAACTGTTCGCGTGGAGCACCGACGACTTCGATACGCGCATGCAGGGCAGCGCGATTCGTCGCATCGGCTACGAGGCGTGGCTGCGCAATCTGGCGGTCGGTATGGGTAATGCGTTGCGCGCCGATCCGGCGAGCCTGGCAGTCGACGCGCGGGCGGCGATCGTGGATGCCTTGCGTCAGCGTATGGATGATCCTTCGGCGCTGGTGCGCGAGCATGTCGAATGGGCGCTTGAAGCCGCCTGAGCTGGCGGCGTACAGTAACGGAAATCCGGCGCGGCAGCGGGCCGCGTCCAGAGTGGTTCAGGAAATTTCAGGCCAATACATCATGTTCAACGCAGTGATCGACGCGCCGTTCGGCAAAGTCGGCATTCGTCTCGACGCCGAAGCCGACTCGGTGCGCGAGATCGTCTATTTGCCGGATCCGGTGCAGAACGTCGCGCCTGATACACCGCTCGCCGAAGAAGTTGTGCGGCAGATCGAGCGCTATCTGGAGAACCCTGCGGCGGCCTTTGACCTGCCGCTGGCTGCAATCGGCACCGACTTTCAGCGACGCGTGTGGGCGGGGATCAACGCGATTCCGCCGGGCGTGGTGCTGACCTATGGGCAACTTGCCAAAGAGCTGGGCAGCGTGCCGCGCGCGGTCGGTCAGGCATGCGGCTCGAACTATTTTCCACTGGTGATTCCGTGTCACCGCGTGGTGGCGTCGAGCGGCATCGGCGGCTTTGCGCATCACGCGGACGATGACTTTTTTCGCAAGGTCAAGCGCTGGCTGCTGGCGCATGAAGGTGTGTCCTACGCATGAGTGAACCGATTATTGCCGACGCTCCCGACACGCCCGCTCCGTCACCGTTGTTCGTGACGAGCAATGCCTCGATTGACGCCTTCTGCGACGCGCTATGGCTC
It encodes:
- the queG gene encoding tRNA epoxyqueuosine(34) reductase QueG, which produces MNRSPESPVSCTPASDDDARATRQLDEAALAALALRIKAWGRELGFGAIGISDTDLSAAEAGLAAWLEEGCHGEMDYMAKHGMKRARPAELVAHTRRVISARMAYLPGDSLSRGRPHSPDQSEVGKLAESAPTELTEARNWRADEFARINDPSAAVVSIYARGRDYHKVMRNRLQRLADRIEAEIGAYGYRVFTDSAPVLEIELAQKAGIGWRGKHTLLLQRDAGSLFFLGEIYVDVPLPTDAQSTPESAPETPGAHCGTCTRCIDACPTGAIVTPYKVDARLCISYLTIELKGSIPRELRPLIGNRVYGCDDCQLVCPWNKFAQAAPVADFDVRHGLDRATLVELFAWSTDDFDTRMQGSAIRRIGYEAWLRNLAVGMGNALRADPASLAVDARAAIVDALRQRMDDPSALVREHVEWALEAA
- a CDS encoding methylated-DNA--[protein]-cysteine S-methyltransferase — translated: MFNAVIDAPFGKVGIRLDAEADSVREIVYLPDPVQNVAPDTPLAEEVVRQIERYLENPAAAFDLPLAAIGTDFQRRVWAGINAIPPGVVLTYGQLAKELGSVPRAVGQACGSNYFPLVIPCHRVVASSGIGGFAHHADDDFFRKVKRWLLAHEGVSYA